Within Phycodurus eques isolate BA_2022a chromosome 18, UOR_Pequ_1.1, whole genome shotgun sequence, the genomic segment tttttattttatttttattttttctcccccGCAAAAATGAGTATTGAATCTTCCTGGAAAAAAGTCCTATTTAAATGTGTAACCCGTGTTACTCTTTGCAGATGTTTGGTTTGTACAAAGGAATCGGCTCCCCCATGTTGGGCCTCACCTTCATCAACGCCATCGTGTTCGGCGTGCAGGGCAACGCCATGCGCATGCTGGGCCGCGACACCCCCACCAACCAGTTCTTGGCGGGCGCGGCGGCGGGCGCCATCCAGTGCGTCATCTGCTGCCCGATGGAGCTGGCCAAGACGCGCATGCAGATGCAGGGCACGGGCGAGAAGTCGTCCTCCCGGAAGATGTACAAAAACTCGGTGGACTGCCTGGTGCGCATCTACCGCCGCGAGGGCGTGTGGGGCATCAACAGGGGCATGGTGACCACCTTCATCCGCGAGACGCCCGGCTTCGGCTTCTACTTCCTGGCGTACGACGTGCTGACGCGCCAGCTGGGCTGCGAGCCCGAAGACCGCTACATGATCCCCAAGCTGCTGTTCGCCGGCGGCATGGCGGGCATCGCCTCGTGGCTGTCCACCTACCCGGTGGATGTGATCAAGTCGCGGCTGCAGGCGGACGGCGCGGGCGGCGTCCGCCAGTACAGCGGCATCGCCGACTGCGTGCGGCAGAGCGTGCGCAAGGAGGGCTACGTGGTGTTCACGCGGGGGCTGACCTCCACGCTGCTGCGCGCTTTCCCCGTCAACGCCGCCACCTTCGCCACCGTCACGTTGGTGCTCATGTACGCGCGCGGGCCCGAGGGGGGCGCCGTCGACTGCGAGGCGGCGCCCCAAACCCAGACCTCCGGCCTGTGAGTGCGCCGGCCCCTTTACCGGTGCGGCACTTAACCACCCGGCGACGGAAAGTCCGAAGCGCTGGCTGCTTTTTGAACTTCCTTGTGGAAGGAATCCTTTTTACTTGGCATTTGTGCAAACTGGATATGAGCTGGCTGCATCCAAGATTTTGACTGCAACGGCTTGTATCCACATGAGAAGAAATGTACTCTTTTACTCCACTcgttttgtgtgtatttatacagtatatacactatatatacaTGCGTATGTACTGCatacagcagtgatttccaacctttatggcgcaacggcacatattttgcaattggaAAATCCcacgacaaacaaaaatgtcacaaaaagtcgaTACACAGTCATTAcagtatgtacttcctgccatcaaatagaagagcattcattttttctgtctgtacgtatacattatttcttgtaaatgaataattttttgagcagttaaaattcccacggcacactggttgggaatcactggtgtaCACTATATGTTTGCGTGcgtgtatctctctctctctctcatatatatataatcactactcacaaaaagctaTGGATATTAAgcttttgtgtaaaaaaaaaaaaaaaaaaaaaaaaaactaatctttTGAATATCCAACTGTtgaatatttcagtatttttttcagaactTGCTGTTCTTAACAAGGAGATGAAAGGCGTAATTCTTAACAGTTGTTTGAGCCTTGAATGgcccaatacatttcctggttcactTAGAATCAGGACAATGTTTCTCTGCataaacacattattattattttatacatacatacatatatatatatatatatatatatatatacatatatatatatatatatatatacaaaaaaaagagagagagagagaaactctAACTTGTAATaactatatttgtatatttctgTGTACTGGACAACTGTTTTCCTTTACAAAAGATTTTTAGGGCCACACTCAAAAGACAGTATGTCATCGGGGGACGGGGAAGCTTAcgattgtggaaaaaaagtggaatcTTGTGAGAGTAATAATCTTACTTTTGAAAACAAagttttatatatgtatatatatatatatatatatatatatatatatattttaaaggcatattttgtcaagaaagtattgttttttttcaattcttgcGGTGTTTTTTGTAATCTTAGGAGAGTAAAGTAttggaaaaaatgtcttaaGTCCCACCAGACTATTTGTAATGGGGTTTTTTTTCGTCAGACTTccagtattttatatatttttttcattcaaaacaaagtGATATTTATGTCAAGAAAGACAGgctgtaatattaaaacaaagaaaaat encodes:
- the LOC133417308 gene encoding mitochondrial basic amino acids transporter-like, with the protein product MDFVAGCIGGAAGVLVGHPFDTVKVRLQVQNVNKPLYRGTFHCFQSIIRQESMFGLYKGIGSPMLGLTFINAIVFGVQGNAMRMLGRDTPTNQFLAGAAAGAIQCVICCPMELAKTRMQMQGTGEKSSSRKMYKNSVDCLVRIYRREGVWGINRGMVTTFIRETPGFGFYFLAYDVLTRQLGCEPEDRYMIPKLLFAGGMAGIASWLSTYPVDVIKSRLQADGAGGVRQYSGIADCVRQSVRKEGYVVFTRGLTSTLLRAFPVNAATFATVTLVLMYARGPEGGAVDCEAAPQTQTSGL